A region from the uncultured Draconibacterium sp. genome encodes:
- a CDS encoding DUF4251 domain-containing protein has protein sequence MKKAIFIGFLIFSVIAVPAQDKKLSRKERKAEREAKLTEQTKKLIEDKAWQFNASQMLPSSGKSRSLTTSYNVVLKDNEVDSYLPYFGRAYSADYGSTESPMIFKAPIEDYSVEDGKKGGYVVKFSAKNKNDRVTYTFQIGSTGSASLSVNSTNRQHISYHGDFVPITEKKKE, from the coding sequence ATGAAAAAAGCAATTTTTATTGGGTTTTTAATTTTTTCGGTAATTGCCGTTCCTGCGCAGGATAAAAAACTAAGTCGTAAAGAACGAAAAGCAGAACGCGAAGCGAAGCTAACAGAGCAAACTAAAAAGCTTATAGAGGATAAGGCCTGGCAATTTAATGCCTCGCAAATGCTTCCTTCAAGTGGTAAAAGCAGAAGCCTCACCACATCGTATAATGTGGTTTTAAAAGACAATGAAGTGGATTCCTATCTCCCCTATTTTGGCCGCGCCTATTCTGCTGATTACGGGTCAACAGAATCGCCGATGATTTTTAAGGCACCGATTGAGGATTACAGTGTTGAAGACGGGAAAAAAGGTGGATATGTTGTTAAGTTTTCAGCTAAGAATAAAAACGACCGCGTGACTTATACCTTTCAAATAGGTTCAACCGGATCGGCTTCGCTAAGTGTTAACAGTACCAACCGGCAACACATTTCGTACCATGGTGATTTTGTGCCAATAACTGAAAAAAAGAAAGAATAA